Proteins from one Mixophyes fleayi isolate aMixFle1 chromosome 9, aMixFle1.hap1, whole genome shotgun sequence genomic window:
- the MMGT1 gene encoding ER membrane protein complex subunit 5: protein MASSIWKGLVGVGLFALAHAAFSAAQHRSYMRLTEKEDETLPIDIVLQTLLAFVVACYGIVHIAGEFKDMDATSELKNKTFDTLRNHPSFYIFNHRGRVMFQSPDTEDSQHNPAAFTSNASMKLRKLETVQR, encoded by the exons ATGGCGTCTTCGATTTGGAAAGGGCTGGTGGGCGTCGGGCTCTTCGCTCTGGCACATGCGGCATTTTCAGCTGCTCAAC ATCGTTCTTACATGCGATTGACTGAAAAGGAAGACGAGACGTTACCAATAGAT ATAGTTCTACAAACCTTGTTGGCGTTTGTAGTGGCCTGCTACGGCATAGTACATATCGCTGGGGAGTTTAAAGACATGGATGCTACTTCAGAATTAAAAAATAA gaCATTTGATACGTTAAGGAACCATCCgtcattttatattttcaacCACCGTGGGCGGGTAATGTTCCAGTCCCCTGACACGGAGGATTCTCAACACAACCCAGCCGCGTTCACATCTAACGCATCAATGAAGCTACGAAAACTAGAAACAGTGCAACGTTAA